One segment of Variovorax paradoxus DNA contains the following:
- a CDS encoding DUF3325 domain-containing protein, with product MTHLALFMLCLAGFAALALGMERTQEDLFGRALTSATVRRLRVAGWVVLLAALACAVRAQGWSLGLVSYSGHTSLAAGVVFGALVLYGRLKPSR from the coding sequence GTGACGCACCTCGCATTGTTCATGCTGTGCCTCGCCGGATTCGCCGCATTGGCGCTGGGCATGGAGCGGACCCAGGAAGACCTGTTCGGCCGCGCGCTGACATCGGCGACCGTGCGCCGGTTGCGCGTGGCGGGCTGGGTCGTGCTGCTCGCGGCACTGGCCTGCGCCGTGCGCGCGCAGGGCTGGAGCCTCGGGCTGGTGAGCTACAGCGGCCACACCAGCCTCGCGGCCGGTGTCGTCTTCGGCGCGCTGGTGCTGTACGGGCGGCTCAAGCCGTCGCGGTGA
- a CDS encoding PepSY-associated TM helix domain-containing protein, with amino-acid sequence MSAGKAETTEPAQPKGQGIRQSMSDLHIWAGLLVGWILYAMFLTGTVSYFRDETSQWMRPELPAQHQPPDSAEVAERVAATLATVAAASSQWSIGLPTERSNIASAFWRNPQAQGRRAFQSGTFDPATGQALQVRETKGGDFFFRFHFDLHYMSPLWGRWIAGFCAMFMLVAIISGVITHKKIFIDFFTFRWGKGQRSWLDAHNMLSVFGLPFHFMITYSGLVTLMLMYMPWGSDAAFKTPVERQSMTSQMSAFVPAGKPTGTKAPMVPVADVVRQAQERWGRDNIERVTINNPGDAAARIVVVRGEAGRVSVSPQYLLFDGVTGKLVEAKDKVGPAAETRGVLYALHLGRFADTVTRWLYFLVSLAGTAMVGTGLVMWTVKRRARLPDPDKPYFGFRLVERLNIASIAGLPVAMAAFLWGNRLLPQGLAQRAEWEIHLFFIVWALMLAHAVLRPARRAWVEQLTLGAALLVLLPVLNAITTQRPLWRSIAEGDWVFAGYELGLWALAALLATLAVRTARHRPRARPVRKTAPAAQPSAAAAVGEGA; translated from the coding sequence ATGAGCGCCGGCAAGGCAGAGACGACCGAGCCCGCGCAGCCCAAGGGCCAGGGCATCCGCCAGTCGATGTCGGACCTGCACATCTGGGCAGGGCTGCTGGTCGGCTGGATCCTCTACGCCATGTTCCTCACGGGCACGGTGTCCTATTTCCGCGACGAAACCTCTCAGTGGATGCGGCCCGAGCTGCCCGCGCAGCACCAACCGCCCGATAGCGCCGAGGTGGCCGAGCGCGTGGCAGCCACGCTGGCCACGGTGGCTGCGGCCAGTTCGCAATGGAGCATCGGCCTGCCCACCGAGCGCAGCAACATCGCGAGCGCCTTCTGGCGCAATCCGCAGGCGCAGGGAAGGCGCGCCTTCCAGAGCGGCACCTTCGACCCCGCCACCGGGCAGGCGCTGCAGGTGCGCGAGACCAAGGGCGGCGACTTCTTCTTCCGCTTCCATTTCGACCTGCACTACATGTCGCCGCTGTGGGGCCGCTGGATCGCGGGCTTCTGCGCCATGTTCATGCTGGTGGCCATCATCAGCGGCGTCATCACGCACAAGAAGATCTTCATCGACTTCTTCACCTTCCGCTGGGGCAAGGGCCAGCGCTCGTGGCTCGATGCGCACAACATGCTCTCGGTGTTCGGGCTGCCCTTCCATTTCATGATCACCTACTCGGGGCTCGTCACCCTGATGCTGATGTACATGCCCTGGGGCAGCGACGCCGCCTTCAAGACGCCGGTCGAACGGCAGTCCATGACCTCGCAGATGAGCGCCTTCGTGCCCGCGGGCAAGCCCACCGGCACCAAGGCACCGATGGTGCCGGTGGCCGACGTGGTGCGTCAGGCGCAGGAACGCTGGGGGCGCGACAACATCGAGCGCGTCACCATCAATAACCCGGGCGACGCGGCGGCGCGCATCGTGGTGGTCCGCGGCGAAGCGGGGCGCGTGTCGGTCAGTCCGCAGTACCTGCTGTTCGACGGCGTCACCGGCAAGCTGGTCGAGGCCAAGGACAAGGTCGGCCCCGCGGCCGAAACGCGCGGCGTGCTGTATGCCCTGCACCTGGGCCGCTTCGCCGACACGGTCACGCGCTGGCTCTACTTCCTGGTGAGCCTCGCCGGCACCGCGATGGTGGGCACCGGCCTGGTGATGTGGACCGTCAAGCGGCGCGCAAGGCTGCCCGACCCCGACAAGCCTTACTTCGGATTTCGCCTGGTGGAGCGGCTGAACATCGCGAGCATTGCCGGCCTGCCGGTCGCGATGGCGGCTTTCCTGTGGGGCAACCGGCTGCTGCCGCAAGGGCTGGCGCAGCGCGCGGAATGGGAGATCCACCTGTTCTTCATCGTCTGGGCGCTGATGCTGGCGCATGCCGTGCTGCGGCCGGCCAGGCGCGCATGGGTCGAGCAGCTGACGCTCGGCGCGGCCCTGCTGGTGTTGCTGCCGGTGCTCAACGCCATCACCACGCAACGCCCGCTGTGGCGCAGCATCGCGGAGGGCGACTGGGTCTTCGCCGGCTACGAACTCGGCCTGTGGGCGCTGGCCGCGCTGCTGGCCACCCTGGCCGTTCGCACCGCGCGCCATCGGCCTCGCGCACGGCCCGTGCGCAAGACGGCGCCTGCCGCACAGCCGTCGGCCGCCGCAGCCGTGGGGGAGGGCGCGTGA
- a CDS encoding DUF3649 domain-containing protein gives MSRLLAKAWARRPVISRIVAAIFGGYALAALTSVAAVSLPMARPEAVLTGLQLSFLVYALAVVWVFGARTAKRAWAGLLAAAAPLLLAALPVWLGAGA, from the coding sequence GTGAGCCGCTTGCTCGCAAAGGCCTGGGCGCGCAGGCCGGTGATCTCGCGCATCGTCGCCGCCATCTTCGGCGGCTACGCCCTGGCCGCGCTGACCTCGGTGGCGGCGGTGTCGCTGCCGATGGCCCGGCCTGAAGCCGTGCTCACAGGGCTTCAGCTGAGCTTCCTGGTCTACGCGCTGGCGGTCGTCTGGGTCTTCGGCGCGCGCACCGCGAAGCGCGCGTGGGCCGGGCTGCTCGCCGCGGCCGCGCCGCTGCTGCTCGCGGCCTTGCCCGTCTGGCTGGGAGCGGGCGCATGA
- a CDS encoding DUF4198 domain-containing protein: MLKTLSASVVAIAALASATAANAHQIWVEQAQGQSAVLRFGEFGENLREVSPGLLDGFGKPTAVLVSAKGEEPLTATKAADGFHLSGKAGKLDSIVAEDAAYPIRKFKQGEKEVASRYWPAARYVTGYTAQQPKLTFDLVPTGKAGEFKVTLNGQPLPKAKVDIVVASGWSKEARSDDQGLVQFSLPWKGTYVLEAMHTDATPGERQGEAGAEKFDRISYVTSLTVVKADGIAPLAAGPAAKPNK, translated from the coding sequence ATGCTCAAGACCCTCTCCGCCTCCGTCGTGGCCATCGCGGCCCTGGCCAGCGCAACCGCCGCCAACGCCCACCAGATCTGGGTCGAGCAGGCGCAAGGCCAGTCGGCCGTCCTGCGCTTCGGCGAATTCGGCGAGAACCTGCGCGAGGTGTCGCCGGGCCTGCTCGACGGCTTCGGCAAGCCGACCGCCGTGCTGGTGTCGGCCAAGGGCGAAGAGCCGCTCACCGCCACCAAGGCCGCCGACGGCTTCCACCTGTCGGGCAAGGCCGGCAAGCTCGACAGCATCGTCGCGGAAGACGCTGCCTACCCGATCCGCAAGTTCAAACAGGGCGAGAAGGAAGTCGCCAGCCGCTACTGGCCCGCCGCGCGCTACGTCACCGGCTACACCGCGCAGCAGCCGAAGCTCACGTTCGACCTGGTGCCCACCGGCAAGGCGGGCGAGTTCAAGGTCACGCTCAACGGCCAGCCGCTGCCCAAGGCCAAGGTCGACATCGTGGTCGCGTCCGGCTGGAGCAAGGAAGCGCGCTCCGACGACCAGGGCCTGGTGCAGTTCAGCCTGCCGTGGAAGGGCACCTACGTGCTCGAGGCCATGCACACCGACGCCACGCCCGGCGAGCGCCAGGGCGAAGCCGGTGCCGAGAAGTTCGACCGCATCAGCTATGTGACCTCGCTCACCGTGGTCAAGGCCGACGGCATCGCGCCGCTCGCTGCCGGACCGGCGGCCAAGCCCAACAAGTGA
- a CDS encoding NAD(P)-dependent alcohol dehydrogenase, whose translation MTTAHAYAAQSATTPLAPFTFERRTPTARDVAIDIRYCGVCHSDLHTARSEWGPAAYPCVPGHEIVGRVRAVGADVSKFKVGNLVGVGCMVDSCQHCQPCRDGLEQYCDNGMTGTYDSQEQVSRANTLGGYSDHIVVFEKFVLKISHHEQQLAAVAPLLCAGITTYSPLRQWKAGPGMKVGVVGLGGLGHMGVKIAAAMGAHVVLFTTSPGKSEDARRLGAREVVVSRNEDEMAAHRNSFDLIVNTVAVSHDLDPFVQLLKLDGTLVLVGAPGTPHPSPGVFGLITKRRRIAGSMIGGIAETQEMLDFCAAHGIVSDIETIAMPKINEAYERMLRSDVKYRFVIDMATVTQQ comes from the coding sequence ATGACCACAGCCCACGCCTACGCGGCCCAGTCCGCCACCACGCCGCTCGCGCCCTTCACCTTCGAGCGGCGCACGCCGACCGCGCGCGACGTGGCGATCGACATCCGCTACTGCGGCGTCTGTCATTCCGACCTGCACACCGCACGCAGCGAATGGGGGCCGGCGGCCTACCCCTGCGTGCCGGGCCACGAGATCGTGGGCCGGGTGCGGGCCGTGGGTGCCGATGTGTCGAAGTTCAAGGTCGGCAACCTCGTGGGCGTCGGCTGCATGGTCGACAGCTGCCAGCACTGCCAGCCCTGCAGGGACGGCCTGGAGCAGTACTGCGACAACGGGATGACCGGCACCTACGACAGCCAGGAGCAGGTCTCGCGCGCCAACACGCTCGGCGGCTACTCCGACCACATCGTGGTGTTCGAGAAATTCGTGCTGAAGATCTCGCACCATGAGCAGCAGCTGGCCGCCGTCGCGCCGCTGCTGTGCGCGGGCATCACCACCTATTCGCCGTTGCGGCAGTGGAAGGCCGGGCCGGGCATGAAGGTGGGCGTGGTCGGCCTCGGCGGGCTCGGCCACATGGGCGTGAAGATCGCGGCGGCCATGGGCGCGCATGTGGTGCTGTTCACCACCTCGCCGGGCAAGAGCGAAGACGCCAGGCGGCTCGGCGCCAGGGAGGTCGTGGTGTCGCGCAACGAGGACGAGATGGCCGCGCACCGCAACAGCTTCGACCTCATCGTCAACACGGTGGCGGTGTCGCACGACCTCGACCCGTTCGTGCAGCTGCTGAAGCTCGACGGCACGCTGGTGCTGGTCGGCGCGCCGGGCACGCCGCACCCGTCGCCCGGCGTGTTCGGCCTGATCACCAAGCGCCGCCGCATCGCGGGCTCGATGATCGGCGGCATCGCGGAGACGCAGGAGATGCTCGACTTCTGCGCCGCGCACGGCATCGTCTCGGACATCGAGACCATCGCCATGCCGAAGATCAACGAGGCCTACGAGCGCATGCTCAGGAGCGACGTGAAGTACCGCTTCGTGATCGACATGGCGACGGTCACGCAGCAGTGA
- a CDS encoding GspE/PulE family protein: MSSPEVVMPEQLLSALDVQSHMPIARIGEALTSLGMVTDEQLRAGLVQQQRDPGVPLGETLVRMGVVSQGQLQTALVRKMGYPLVNLHLFPAAADALRKISHSVARRLQVMPLMVHEGRLILAIDDPTSRHSALDEVEFIAQMKVVPVVGQSLDLDSVLNAAYEKIGEPAVGSAGAFAANLDPSRPLEFDMAGTTELLQTLEREGPASAPPAEAPIEQSDNSLVRMINSMILEAHREGASDIHIESYPGQEKTRIRFRRDGLLYTYLELPPSYRNAIVARVKIMCDLDISEKRNPQDGKINFAKYSPQHRIELRVATIPTNNGLEDVVMRILASAKPIPMSQLGLSPDNLAQLTKAVERPYGMVLCVGPTGSGKTTTLHSALMHINTPERKIWTAEDPVEITQTGLRQVQVNPRIDWTFAKALRAFVRADPDVIMVGEIRDGETARTAIEASLTGHLVLSTLHTNSAPETVTRLLDMGMDPFNFADSLLAVLAQRLVRRLCSRCITSSPASAEAVEELLDDYMHAFGADAQNTARREAVRSDWLHRFGRDGQLHRYTSAGCKHCKDTGFKGRAGIHELMTMSKTLRRLVQTGARAEELQQAALHEGMRTLRQDGIEKVLAGHTTIEEVRATSNV; the protein is encoded by the coding sequence ATGTCATCACCCGAAGTCGTCATGCCGGAGCAGTTGCTGAGTGCGCTCGATGTCCAGAGCCACATGCCGATCGCACGCATCGGCGAGGCGCTGACTTCGCTGGGCATGGTGACCGACGAGCAGCTGCGCGCAGGCCTGGTCCAGCAGCAGCGCGATCCGGGCGTGCCGTTGGGCGAGACGCTGGTGCGCATGGGCGTGGTGAGCCAGGGGCAGCTGCAGACGGCGCTGGTGCGCAAGATGGGCTACCCGCTCGTCAACCTGCACCTGTTCCCGGCGGCGGCCGACGCGCTGCGCAAGATCAGCCACAGCGTGGCGCGGCGCCTGCAGGTCATGCCGCTGATGGTGCACGAAGGCCGGCTCATCCTCGCGATCGACGACCCGACCAGCCGGCACTCGGCGCTCGACGAGGTGGAGTTCATCGCGCAGATGAAGGTGGTGCCGGTGGTCGGGCAGAGCCTGGACCTCGACAGCGTGCTCAACGCCGCGTACGAGAAGATCGGCGAGCCCGCGGTGGGCTCGGCCGGCGCCTTCGCCGCCAACCTCGACCCGAGCCGCCCGCTCGAGTTCGACATGGCGGGCACCACCGAGCTGCTGCAGACGCTGGAGCGTGAAGGTCCCGCTTCGGCGCCGCCGGCCGAGGCGCCGATCGAGCAGTCGGACAACTCGCTGGTGCGCATGATCAACAGCATGATCCTGGAGGCGCATCGCGAGGGCGCGTCGGACATCCACATCGAGAGCTATCCCGGGCAGGAGAAGACCCGCATCCGCTTTCGCCGCGACGGCCTGCTCTACACCTACCTCGAGCTGCCGCCGAGCTACCGCAACGCGATCGTCGCGCGCGTGAAGATCATGTGCGACCTGGACATCAGCGAGAAGCGCAACCCGCAGGACGGCAAGATCAACTTCGCCAAGTACTCGCCGCAGCATCGCATCGAGTTGCGCGTGGCGACCATCCCGACCAACAACGGCCTGGAAGACGTGGTGATGCGGATACTGGCCTCGGCCAAGCCGATTCCCATGAGCCAGCTCGGCCTGTCGCCGGACAACCTCGCACAGCTGACCAAAGCTGTCGAGCGGCCCTACGGCATGGTGCTGTGCGTGGGCCCCACCGGCTCGGGCAAGACCACCACGCTGCACTCGGCGCTGATGCACATCAACACGCCCGAGCGCAAGATCTGGACCGCCGAGGACCCGGTCGAGATCACGCAGACCGGGCTGCGGCAGGTGCAGGTCAATCCGCGCATCGACTGGACCTTCGCCAAGGCGCTGCGGGCCTTCGTGCGCGCCGACCCGGACGTGATCATGGTCGGCGAGATCCGCGACGGCGAAACCGCCAGGACCGCCATCGAGGCCTCGCTGACCGGCCACCTCGTGCTCTCGACCCTGCACACCAACAGCGCACCCGAAACCGTCACGCGCCTGCTCGACATGGGCATGGACCCCTTCAACTTCGCCGATTCGCTGCTCGCGGTTCTCGCGCAGCGGCTGGTGCGCCGCCTGTGCAGCCGCTGCATCACCAGCAGCCCGGCCAGCGCCGAGGCGGTCGAGGAATTGCTGGACGACTACATGCACGCGTTCGGCGCGGATGCGCAGAACACCGCCCGGCGCGAGGCGGTCCGCAGCGACTGGCTGCACCGCTTCGGCCGCGACGGCCAGCTGCACCGCTACACCAGCGCCGGCTGCAAGCACTGCAAGGACACGGGCTTCAAGGGACGCGCAGGCATCCACGAGCTCATGACCATGTCGAAGACGCTGCGCCGCCTCGTGCAGACCGGCGCGCGCGCCGAGGAACTGCAGCAGGCCGCGCTGCACGAAGGCATGCGCACGCTGCGGCAGGACGGCATCGAGAAAGTGCTGGCCGGCCACACCACCATCGAGGAAGTGCGCGCCACCAGCAACGTGTAG
- a CDS encoding phospholipase D family protein, which yields MMTTGCNAATGSGQCARLLPRPLLAVLALLLSLLMTACASLPAPVPEPPTNAIADHAGTPIDAIARKVLPPQAQDSRSGFRLLPYGPTSFATRMALARLATRSLDVQYYLLAGDNTGRALMGELRDAALRGVRVRLLVDDLYTTGEDDLLLALASYPNVEVRLFNPFPAGRGSDVTRFIGSGLDFARVNRRMHNKLFVADNAAAVAGGRNMADEYVMNAAGSNFVDMDVFAAGPVVRDLSGEFDHYWNSEVVYPVGRIARSRLDTAQLQQRFDALVASATPPQAPLIPPDGRIRNPAAGEPAELPLDLVPMMNLPFELAARELSPLLWADARVLYDPLSKTLGVNEREHSLKGTVTEGVIQWFRTARHEIKMVSPYFVPSDATVANLAEAQALGVNIKILTNSLASTDEPWVYVGYWPHIHELLKAGVSIYELSPTLSVKRGKLGIFGHRTGALHMKNGIVDRKQVFLGSMNLDPRSARLNTELGLIIDSAEMAQQLEGFADAGSSYRLRLDASGRGVEWVEQDGDGKETAYDVPPETTAWQRFRLRLIAPFIPVNEL from the coding sequence ATGATGACGACTGGATGCAATGCGGCAACAGGCTCTGGCCAATGCGCCAGGCTGCTGCCGCGCCCGCTGCTCGCCGTGCTGGCCTTGTTGCTGTCGCTGCTCATGACCGCATGCGCGAGCCTGCCGGCACCGGTGCCCGAGCCGCCCACCAACGCCATCGCCGACCACGCGGGCACGCCGATCGACGCGATCGCGCGCAAGGTCCTGCCGCCGCAGGCGCAGGACTCGCGCTCCGGCTTTCGCCTGCTGCCCTACGGTCCGACCTCGTTCGCCACCCGCATGGCGCTGGCCCGCCTCGCCACGCGCAGCCTCGACGTGCAGTACTACCTGCTGGCCGGCGACAACACCGGCCGCGCGCTGATGGGCGAGCTGCGCGACGCGGCCCTGCGCGGCGTGCGCGTGCGTCTGCTCGTCGACGACCTCTACACCACCGGCGAGGACGACCTGCTGCTGGCGCTCGCCAGCTATCCGAACGTGGAGGTGCGCCTGTTCAATCCCTTTCCGGCAGGGCGCGGCAGCGACGTGACGCGCTTCATCGGCTCGGGCCTCGACTTCGCCCGCGTCAACCGGCGCATGCACAACAAGCTGTTCGTGGCCGACAACGCGGCCGCGGTCGCGGGCGGGCGCAACATGGCCGACGAGTACGTGATGAATGCCGCGGGCAGCAACTTCGTCGACATGGACGTGTTCGCGGCCGGCCCGGTGGTGCGTGACCTGTCGGGCGAGTTCGACCACTACTGGAACAGCGAGGTGGTCTACCCGGTGGGTCGCATCGCGCGCAGCCGGCTCGACACGGCGCAGCTGCAGCAGAGGTTCGACGCGCTCGTCGCCAGCGCCACGCCGCCGCAGGCGCCGCTCATTCCGCCCGACGGCAGGATCCGCAACCCCGCCGCGGGCGAGCCGGCCGAGCTGCCGCTCGACCTCGTGCCGATGATGAACCTGCCGTTCGAGCTGGCCGCGCGCGAGCTCAGCCCGCTGCTGTGGGCCGATGCACGGGTGCTGTACGACCCGCTCTCCAAGACGCTCGGCGTGAACGAGCGCGAGCATTCGCTCAAGGGCACGGTGACCGAGGGCGTGATCCAGTGGTTCCGCACCGCGCGCCACGAGATCAAGATGGTGTCGCCGTATTTCGTGCCCAGCGATGCCACGGTGGCGAACCTGGCCGAGGCGCAGGCGCTGGGCGTGAACATCAAGATCCTCACCAACTCCCTGGCGTCCACCGACGAGCCTTGGGTGTACGTCGGCTACTGGCCGCACATCCACGAGCTGCTGAAGGCCGGCGTGTCCATCTACGAGCTGAGCCCCACGCTGAGCGTGAAGCGGGGCAAGCTCGGCATCTTCGGCCACCGCACGGGCGCGCTGCACATGAAGAACGGCATCGTCGACCGCAAGCAGGTGTTCCTCGGCTCGATGAACCTCGACCCGCGTTCCGCGCGCCTCAACACCGAGCTGGGCCTGATCATCGACAGCGCGGAGATGGCGCAGCAGCTCGAGGGCTTCGCCGACGCGGGCAGTTCGTACCGGCTGCGGCTCGACGCCAGCGGACGCGGCGTCGAATGGGTCGAGCAGGACGGCGACGGCAAGGAAACGGCCTACGACGTGCCGCCCGAGACGACGGCGTGGCAGCGCTTCAGGCTTCGGCTGATCGCACCGTTCATCCCGGTCAACGAGCTGTAG
- a CDS encoding amylo-alpha-1,6-glucosidase produces MKKPDAPLDTPALALIDTCTRASLALLESNLTPHGILAASRTEAAVARRYTRIFGRDAAICVMAMCGSGVPALERGAVASLDALAAQQAANGQIPKYVDPEGQDADFWYLGCIDATLWWLIAVDHVRRHGKVGATHWQDKAELAIQWLLAQEHQHFRLLQQNEASDWADIMPRSGYVLYTNALWFDVKRRFAIAHAEETQHHFNHLFNPFQRDLPEYHRARLLRHYARRGRRDPGLYLSFVNLAVVGDEGDVFGNVLAIQGGLADPEMASRIVQTVNEARACDPYPVRVVLHPLSQQHPLWRAYMGRHQQNIVHQYHNGGIWPFVGGFWVMALARLGLHAQGWSELARLAQANALDDWRFTEWFHGRTLAPMGMAGQSWNAATFLLARRALEGGSAAW; encoded by the coding sequence ATGAAGAAACCTGACGCCCCACTCGACACCCCAGCGCTCGCACTGATCGACACCTGCACCCGGGCCTCGCTCGCATTGCTCGAAAGCAATCTCACGCCGCACGGCATCCTGGCCGCCAGCCGCACCGAGGCGGCCGTGGCACGGCGCTACACGCGCATCTTCGGCCGCGACGCCGCCATCTGCGTGATGGCCATGTGCGGCAGCGGCGTCCCCGCGCTCGAACGGGGCGCCGTGGCCAGCCTCGACGCGCTCGCCGCGCAGCAGGCGGCCAACGGCCAGATTCCCAAGTACGTCGACCCCGAGGGGCAGGACGCCGACTTCTGGTATCTCGGCTGCATCGACGCCACCCTGTGGTGGCTGATCGCGGTGGACCATGTGCGCCGCCACGGCAAGGTCGGCGCCACGCACTGGCAGGACAAGGCCGAGTTGGCGATCCAGTGGCTGCTGGCGCAGGAGCACCAGCACTTCCGCCTGCTGCAGCAGAACGAAGCCAGCGACTGGGCCGACATCATGCCGCGCTCGGGCTACGTGCTCTACACCAACGCGCTCTGGTTCGACGTGAAGCGCCGCTTCGCCATCGCGCACGCCGAAGAGACGCAGCACCACTTCAACCACTTGTTCAACCCGTTCCAGCGCGACCTGCCCGAATACCACCGCGCGCGCCTGCTGCGCCACTATGCGCGCCGCGGCCGCCGGGACCCGGGGCTGTACCTGAGCTTCGTCAACCTCGCGGTGGTGGGCGACGAGGGCGATGTGTTCGGCAACGTGCTGGCCATCCAGGGCGGATTGGCCGACCCCGAGATGGCCAGCCGCATCGTGCAGACCGTGAACGAGGCGCGCGCCTGCGACCCCTACCCGGTGCGCGTGGTGCTGCACCCGCTGTCGCAGCAGCATCCGCTGTGGCGCGCGTACATGGGACGCCACCAGCAGAACATCGTGCACCAGTACCACAACGGCGGCATCTGGCCGTTCGTCGGCGGCTTCTGGGTGATGGCGCTCGCGCGGCTCGGCCTGCATGCGCAGGGATGGTCGGAGCTCGCGCGGCTGGCGCAGGCGAACGCACTGGACGACTGGCGCTTCACCGAGTGGTTCCACGGGCGCACGCTCGCGCCGATGGGCATGGCCGGGCAGAGCTGGAACGCGGCGACCTTCCTTCTCGCGAGGCGGGCGCTGGAAGGGGGCAGCGCGGCCTGGTGA
- a CDS encoding GGDEF domain-containing protein — translation MHLDVPSLMLPLGLGYLLFAWQLVLVRRRLAADRALALWTKGCVFLLAGMVGLLSRLVLPEWLSIVVGNPLVLCGMLYFTQAVYLLVGKGPVPRWITALVVASALATPVLLAWPMSVRSMIFSVVLMLLSGALSLHVFRHAWHAESTMRAVALTMLMLSVAHALRALQAGLVPDQYLNFFQSSLGQGIVVLLAFLALLGSGVGFVMASLERTAKNMEFLASHDALTGCLNRRSFDPLFSHEVARSRRSAEPLALLLLDLDHFKQVNDLHGHRSGDLVLQAFARRVQGRLRSADVFARLGGEEFAVLLPSTDLAGAQHVADALCRAVAENPAQLPGGRPFALTVSLGLAMFEPGPANAGPAERGAHSGATAQVSPELLYMRADQALYEAKRQGRNRVAVWREQPLAFEDLVVSA, via the coding sequence ATGCACCTCGACGTCCCCTCGCTCATGCTGCCGCTGGGGTTGGGTTACCTGCTGTTCGCGTGGCAACTGGTGCTTGTGCGCCGCCGCCTCGCGGCCGACCGTGCGCTGGCGCTCTGGACCAAGGGTTGCGTGTTCCTGCTGGCGGGCATGGTGGGGCTGTTGTCGCGGCTGGTGCTGCCCGAGTGGCTGTCGATCGTGGTCGGCAACCCGCTCGTCCTGTGCGGCATGCTGTACTTCACGCAGGCGGTCTACCTGCTCGTGGGCAAGGGACCGGTGCCCCGATGGATCACCGCACTGGTGGTTGCCAGCGCACTGGCCACGCCGGTGCTGCTGGCCTGGCCGATGAGCGTGCGCTCCATGATCTTCTCGGTCGTGCTGATGCTGCTGTCCGGCGCGTTGTCGCTGCATGTGTTCCGCCACGCATGGCATGCGGAGAGCACCATGCGCGCCGTGGCGCTGACCATGCTGATGCTGAGCGTCGCCCATGCGCTGCGCGCGTTGCAGGCCGGCCTGGTGCCGGACCAGTACCTGAACTTCTTCCAGTCGAGCCTGGGGCAAGGCATCGTCGTGCTGCTGGCTTTCCTCGCGCTGCTGGGCAGCGGCGTGGGCTTCGTGATGGCGAGCCTGGAGCGCACGGCGAAGAACATGGAGTTCCTCGCCAGCCACGACGCGCTGACGGGATGCCTGAACCGGCGCAGCTTCGATCCGCTGTTCAGCCACGAGGTCGCGCGCAGCCGGCGCAGCGCGGAACCATTGGCGCTGCTGCTGCTCGACCTGGACCATTTCAAGCAGGTCAACGACCTGCATGGCCACCGCAGCGGCGACCTCGTGCTGCAGGCATTCGCCAGGCGGGTGCAGGGCAGGTTGCGCTCGGCCGACGTGTTCGCGCGGCTGGGCGGCGAGGAATTCGCGGTGCTGCTGCCGTCCACCGACCTGGCCGGCGCGCAGCACGTGGCCGATGCGCTCTGCCGCGCGGTGGCCGAGAACCCGGCGCAGCTGCCGGGCGGGCGGCCGTTCGCGCTCACGGTGTCGCTGGGGCTCGCCATGTTCGAGCCCGGCCCTGCGAATGCGGGGCCCGCCGAACGGGGCGCGCATTCGGGAGCGACGGCGCAGGTCTCGCCAGAGCTGCTCTACATGCGCGCCGATCAGGCGCTGTACGAAGCCAAGCGGCAAGGGCGCAACCGCGTGGCGGTGTGGCGCGAGCAGCCGTTGGCCTTCGAGGATCTCGTCGTGTCCGCCTGA
- a CDS encoding DUF1801 domain-containing protein, whose product MKKAEAKAPGEALPASELITEKIAGLADWRGATLARMRKLIHQADAEVVEEWKWMGTPVWSHDGIICTGESYKSAVKLTFAKGASLKDPAGLFNASLDGNMRRAIDIHEGEEVDAAAFEALIREAVAFNGASRQAKAKPAKPAKPAKPAKKTNA is encoded by the coding sequence ATGAAAAAAGCAGAGGCGAAGGCTCCGGGCGAAGCGTTGCCGGCATCCGAACTCATCACCGAAAAGATTGCCGGGCTTGCCGACTGGCGCGGCGCCACGCTGGCCCGGATGCGCAAGCTCATCCACCAGGCCGACGCCGAAGTGGTCGAGGAATGGAAATGGATGGGCACGCCCGTCTGGTCGCACGACGGGATCATCTGCACCGGAGAGTCCTACAAGAGCGCGGTGAAACTCACCTTCGCGAAAGGTGCGTCGCTGAAGGACCCGGCCGGGCTGTTCAATGCGAGCCTCGACGGCAACATGCGCCGCGCTATCGACATCCACGAAGGCGAGGAAGTGGACGCTGCCGCGTTCGAGGCGCTGATACGCGAAGCGGTCGCGTTCAACGGCGCGAGCAGGCAGGCGAAGGCGAAACCTGCAAAGCCTGCAAAGCCTGCAAAGCCTGCAAAGAAGACGAACGCCTGA